The DNA region GGAGCGGGCCTGGCCAGAGGCTATGTCGGCCGTCCAGACGAGACGGCGGCACGCTTCGTCGCGAACCCGTTCGGCTCACCAGGCAGCAGGCTGTACCGGACCGGCGACCTGGTCCGGCTCACCTCGGCCGGGACCGTCGAGTTCCTCGGCCGCGTCGACGACCAGGTGAAGATCCGCGGCCACCGCGTCGAGCCGGGCGAGGTCGAGACCGCTCTCGCCGGGTTGCCCGGAGTCGCCCGCGCGGCGGTGGTCGCCCGATCCGGGCGGCTCGTCGGCTACGTGGTGGCCGACGCCGACGGGGGCGCCCTGCGTGACCGGCTCGCCGAGATCCTGCCCGATCACCTGGTGCCGACCGTGATCATGCGGCTCGACACGTTCCCGACCCTGCCCAACGGCAAGCTCGACCGGCGGTCGCTGCCCGAGCCCGACTTCGCGGCCACGTCCACCCGGGAACCGGCGACCCTGGTCGAGAAGACCCTGTGCGCGCTGTTCGCCGAGGTCCTGGGCCTGCCGAACGTCGGCCCGGACGACTCGTTCCTCGCGCTGGGCGGACACTCGCTGCTGGCGGCCAGGCTCACCGCTCGCGTGCGTGCCGAACTCGACGTCGCCATCGGTGTCCGAACCGTGCTCGAAACCCCGACCCCGGCGGGTATCGCGGCGCGTCTTGGTCAACCGGACACCGGACCGGCCATGGGGACCCTCCTGCCGCTGCGGGAGTCCGGCGCCGCCCCGCCGCTGTTCTGCGTGCACCCGGCGCTCGGCCTCGGCTGGCGGTACGCCGGTCTGCTGCCATACCTGCCCGACCGGCCGCTGTTCGCGCTGCAAGCTACCGAGTTCACCGGACGGCCCACGTTGCGCGAGGTGGCCGAGCGCTACGTCACCGCGATCACCGAGGCCGTGCCCAGCGGACCGGTGTGCCTGCTGGGCTGGTCGCTGGGCGGGGTGATCGCCCACGCCGTCGCCTGCCTGCTCGACCGCGAAGGCCGCGAGGTCCGCGCGCTCGTGCTGTTGGACAGCTATCCCACCGGGGACGGCGATCCCGGCGGCGACACCGTCCCGGCCGACCTTCTCGCCGGGCTCACCGAGCGGCGGGCCGCCCAGGTCGCCGACAGCCTCCTCACGGTGTCCATAGTGGACCGCGACGGTCCCGTTGGAACCTACCGCGGCGATGTGACGTTCGTGCGCGCGTCCGCGGGCGACGACCCACCCGACTGGACCCCTTACGTCGCGGGACACATGACCACGATCGAGGTCGACTGGCCGCACGAGGATCTGATGACCGACGCCGCGCTGCGCGACGTCGGCCCGATCACGGCCGCCGCGCTCACCTAAGCCAGCAGTACTGGAAACGCAAGGAGAGGCTAGAAAAAATGGTGCACAACAACGGGACTGGCGCCGCGCGCCCGCTGTCCCGCAGGTTCTTCCTGACCGCGACCGGCATCGGCGCGCTCACCGCGGGATTGGCCGCCTGCGGGGGGACGTCGACGTCGGGCTCGTCGCCGAGCAGCCCGGCCCCGACGTCGGGTGGCGGCGGAGGATTTCCGCTGACCATGGAGGGCGCCGAGGGCAAGACGGTGCTCACAGCGCGTCCGCAGCGCGTGGTCACGGTTGGCTTCATGCGGGACCTGGACGAGGCCGTCTCGCTCGGGGTGAACCCGGTCGCGACCACCCCGGCCTCCAACTTCGACTCCGGCATCCCGCCGTGGGTCGAGGCCAAGCTCGGTGGGGCCAAGATCGAGCAGCTCGAGTTCGAGGACAAGCTGCCGTTCGAGAAGATCGTCGCGCTGACGCCCGACCTGATCCTCGCCACCGACAGCTACACCCTCGCCGACGACTTCGCGAACCTGACCGCGCTGGCGCCCACGCTCTCCTACGAGAAGGACGTCGCCGAGGACACCTGGCAGACCCGCGCGACCCGCGTCGGCAAGGCCCTGGGCAAGTCCGACGAGGCCGAGAAGGCCGTCAAGGCCGTCACCGCCAAGATCGAGGAGGCGAAGACCAAGAACCAGGCCGCGCTGGCGGGCAAGACGTTCACCTTCAGCCTGCTCAACGGCGAGGGCGCGATCGCGACGGTCATCCTGCCCACCGACGCCTCCGCGCAGTTGCTTGCCCACCTCGGCTTGAAGCTGTCGGACAAGGTCACCAAGCTCCCGCAGGCGGGCCCGGCGGGCCGCGCCGTCGTCGCGACCGAGAACACCGATCTTCTCGACGCCGACATCGTGATGTTCTCCTTCCGCAACGCCGAGGAGCGAGCCAAGGTCGAAGGCGACCGCCTGTTCCAGAACCTTCCCGCGGTCAAGCGGGGCGCGTATGTGGCGCTCGAGGTCGAGACGGCGCTGTCGATGGCGTTCCCGTCGACGCTGAGCATCCCCTACGCCCTCGACAAGATCGTGCCCCTGCTCGTCCAGGCAGCGGGCAAGGCATGAGTACAACCACACTGGCGACACTGATCGAGGGCGAGGGGCCCGTCGTCGATCGGCTGGCCCGCGACCGCGCCGCGATCCGCGAGCGCCTGCACCATGACGGGGCCGTGCTGCTGCGCGGCTTCGACATCGGCGGTCCGGAGGGACTCGCCGACGCGGTGCGCGCGGTGTCGGGCGAGCCGCTGACCTACACCGAGCCGTCGTCGCCGCGCAGCCGGATCAAGGGCAACGTCTACACCTCCACCGAGTACCCGGCGCAGGCGGAGATCCCGCTGCACAACGAGATGTCCTACCAGGCGGTATGGCCGCTGACGCTGTTCTTCCACTGCGTCGAGCCGCCGCTGACCCAGGGCGCCACCCCGCTGGCCTCGGTGCGCAAGGTCTACGAGGCCATCGACCCGTCGGTGCGCGCGGAGTTCGAGCGTCGCAAGTGGATGGTCGTGCGCAACTACGGCGAGGACATCGGCCTGCGCTGGCGCGCGGTATTCGACACAGACGACCGTGCTGAGGCCGAACGCAAGTGCCTCGCGGGAGGCCTCACCGTCGAGTGGACCGACGACGACGGGATGCGCACCCGCGCGGTCCGCGACGCCGTCCACATCCACCCCGTGACCGGCCTGCCGGTGTGGTTCAACCACATCGTGATCTTCCACGACAGCAGCCTGCCGGAGGAGGTGCGGGAGGGTCTGCTCGACGTCTACGGCCGTGAGGGTCTGCCCAACAACACCTACTACGGCGACGGCGGCGTCATTCCCGACGACGTGGTCGCGCACCTGCGGTCCTGCTTCCAGGCGGCGTCGACCCGCTTCGACTACCAGCGCGACGACCTGGTGCTGGTGGACAACATGTCGGTGGCGCACGGCCGGGAGCCGTTCACCGGCCCCCGCAAGATCGCCGTGGCGATGGGCGAGGCGTCCGACGCCGGATGATCCCGTGCGGACAGGGACTGGCCCCGGTCAGTCCCTGTCCGCGGACCACGCGGCCCACAGCGCCGCGTACAACCCGCCCGCGCGCACCAGTTCGGCGTGCGAGCCCTGCTCCACGACGCGCCCACGGTCCACCACCACGACGAGGTCGGCCGTGGCCGCCTGCGTCAGCCGGTGTGCCACCACGACCGCCGTGCGGTCGCGCAACACCCGCGCCGCCGCGGTCTCCAACACCCGCGAACCACTGCTTCCCGCCTCCGCTGTCGCCTCGTCCAGGATCGCCACCAACGGACCGAGCAGCAGCAGCCGGGCCAGCGCCAATTGCTGGGCTTGGACCACGGTCAGGTCGTGCCCGCCGTCGCCGACCACGGTGTCCATGCCGTCGGGCAGCGCGCGGGCCCAGTCGGCCGCGTTCACCGCGTCCAACGCCGCCCACAGCTCAGGTTCGGTCGCGTCCGGTCGGACCAGGCGGAGATCGTCGGCGAGGGTGCCCGCGAAGACGTGCACCTCCTGTGTCACCAGAGCGACCGTCGTGCGCGCGGTGTCGGTGTCGAGGTCGGTCAACGCCACGCCGCCGACGTGGACGGCGCCGTCGTCGGGCTTGTGCACCCCGGCCAGCAGTTTGGCCAGCGTCGTCTTCCCGCCGCCGCTGCCGCCGACCAACGCCACCGTGCTGCCCGCGGGCAGGTCGAGGTCGATGCCGTGCAGGACATCCTGGCCTGGCACGTAGGCGTAGCGCAGGCCCACGGCTTTCACCGAACCGTCGACCGGGCGGTCGCCCCGCTCGGGCTCGGGTTCGCCCGGCGACTCGACCACGCCGACCAGCCGGGCGAGACTCGCCGTGGCGGATTGGAGCGTGTCCAGCAGGAACAGCACGCCGTTGATCGGCGTGAACAGGTTCGCGAAGTACAGCGCAGCGGCACTCGCGGTGCCGATCGTGGCCACATCGGCCCGTACCAGCGTGAACCCCGCCACCAGCACCGCGGACAGGCCCACGAACTCGGCGACGTTGAGCCTGCCGAAGAACCGGGTCTGCAACCTGGTGACCGCCACCGTCAACTCGATGCTGTCGTCGACCCGGCGGCCGACCTTGGCGACGTGCTCGGCACCCGAGCGAAACGCCCGTACCGTCGCCTGACCACCCAGCGAGTCGAGCAACTGCTGCTGCTCACCCCCGGCGGCGGCTCGCCGACGCGCGTAGAGCGGCGCCGACCTGCCCAGGTACCACCGTGAGGTCCAGGCCTGGACGGGCACGGCGAGCAACGCCGCCGCCCCGAACCTCCAGTCGAGGGCGGCCAGCCCCGCGACCGTCAACACGATGATCAGCGCCGACTGCACGAACTCGGGGAACGCCTCCCGGATGGCGGTGCTGACCATCGCGACGTCCTCGGTGATCCGCGACGTCAGGTCACCCGACCCGCCCCGCTCGATGCGTTCCAGCGGCAGCGCCATCGCCCGTTCGACGAACTCCTCGCGCAATGTCGCCAACACGTGTTCGCCGACCCTGGAGGTCAGGCGCAGACCCGCGTACGCCAGCACACCCTGGGCTGAGGCGACCACCGCGAGCCAGATCACCGGGGCGACGACCGACGCGCCCGAGGTCGCCAGGTCCACCACGCGCCCCAGCAGGGGCGCGGTCGCCATGCTCACGCCCGCCGCACCCAGCAGGCAGACCGCCGCGGCGACGACGAGGAACCGATGGGCCGCGAGCACTCGCCACACCGTCGCGCGCGTGCGAGCGGCCGTGGCGATCGGAAGCAGAGCCGTCATGCGAGCACGACCTCCCGGTAGGCGGCGTTGGCGCGCAACAGGTCGGCGTGTGGACCGGCCTCGACGATGACGCCGCCGCGGACGAACACGACCCGGTCGGCGACCGCCAGCAGCGCGGGGCTGCTGCACAGCATGATCGTGGTGCGCCCGTGCCTGCGCGCCCGCAGCCCGGCGGCGATCGCGGCCTCGGTGGCCGCGTCGACGGCGGTGGTCGGATCGTGCAGGACCAGCACCGGTGGGTCGGCGTGCAGGGCCCGCGCCAACGCCACCCGCTGCCGTTGTCCACCCGACAGCGAGCGGCCGCGCTCGGTCACCGCTGTGTCGAGGCCATCGGGGAGCGCGGCGATCACCTGGTCCACCTGTGCTGTCCGCACGGCCGCTTCGATGTCACCAGCGCCGATGTTGTCGGCCACGGTGCCCTCGAACAGGTCCGCGTCGTGCGGCGACACCAGGATCGCCGAGCGCACGTCCTCAGGTGCCACCTCGGTCAGCGGCGTGCCGTCCACCAGCACCTGCCCGGCGTCCGGGTCGCGCTCACGGCCCAGGAACCCGCACAGCGCCGTGGCTTCGCTCGGGTCCACGGTCAGAATGCCCAACAGTTCGCCGGGCTCCACTGTCAGATCGAGCCCACGCAGTGGTCCGCCGGTCAACCTGGCGAACTCCACCCGGCCGGTGACCTGGCGCAACGCCCTGGTTCCGCCCTCGACGGCGGCGGGAGCGGCCAGAACGCGGTGGATGCGAGCCGCCGACGCGCGCCCGGCCGCAACCGCCGCGGTCACGTCCCCGAACGTCCCCAGTGGACCGAGTAGGAACTGCGCCAACCCGACCGCCGCGACCAGTTGGCCCACGGTGATGTCGCCCGCGGCCGCGAGACCGCCCCCGATCAGCGCCACCGTCGCGAGGAACAGCCCGTTGACCGCGATCACGGCCGCCGC from Alloactinosynnema sp. L-07 includes:
- a CDS encoding ABC transporter ATP-binding protein; translation: MTALLPIATAARTRATVWRVLAAHRFLVVAAAVCLLGAAGVSMATAPLLGRVVDLATSGASVVAPVIWLAVVASAQGVLAYAGLRLTSRVGEHVLATLREEFVERAMALPLERIERGGSGDLTSRITEDVAMVSTAIREAFPEFVQSALIIVLTVAGLAALDWRFGAAALLAVPVQAWTSRWYLGRSAPLYARRRAAAGGEQQQLLDSLGGQATVRAFRSGAEHVAKVGRRVDDSIELTVAVTRLQTRFFGRLNVAEFVGLSAVLVAGFTLVRADVATIGTASAAALYFANLFTPINGVLFLLDTLQSATASLARLVGVVESPGEPEPERGDRPVDGSVKAVGLRYAYVPGQDVLHGIDLDLPAGSTVALVGGSGGGKTTLAKLLAGVHKPDDGAVHVGGVALTDLDTDTARTTVALVTQEVHVFAGTLADDLRLVRPDATEPELWAALDAVNAADWARALPDGMDTVVGDGGHDLTVVQAQQLALARLLLLGPLVAILDEATAEAGSSGSRVLETAAARVLRDRTAVVVAHRLTQAATADLVVVVDRGRVVEQGSHAELVRAGGLYAALWAAWSADRD
- a CDS encoding TauD/TfdA family dioxygenase — encoded protein: MSTTTLATLIEGEGPVVDRLARDRAAIRERLHHDGAVLLRGFDIGGPEGLADAVRAVSGEPLTYTEPSSPRSRIKGNVYTSTEYPAQAEIPLHNEMSYQAVWPLTLFFHCVEPPLTQGATPLASVRKVYEAIDPSVRAEFERRKWMVVRNYGEDIGLRWRAVFDTDDRAEAERKCLAGGLTVEWTDDDGMRTRAVRDAVHIHPVTGLPVWFNHIVIFHDSSLPEEVREGLLDVYGREGLPNNTYYGDGGVIPDDVVAHLRSCFQAASTRFDYQRDDLVLVDNMSVAHGREPFTGPRKIAVAMGEASDAG
- a CDS encoding ABC transporter substrate-binding protein, coding for MVHNNGTGAARPLSRRFFLTATGIGALTAGLAACGGTSTSGSSPSSPAPTSGGGGGFPLTMEGAEGKTVLTARPQRVVTVGFMRDLDEAVSLGVNPVATTPASNFDSGIPPWVEAKLGGAKIEQLEFEDKLPFEKIVALTPDLILATDSYTLADDFANLTALAPTLSYEKDVAEDTWQTRATRVGKALGKSDEAEKAVKAVTAKIEEAKTKNQAALAGKTFTFSLLNGEGAIATVILPTDASAQLLAHLGLKLSDKVTKLPQAGPAGRAVVATENTDLLDADIVMFSFRNAEERAKVEGDRLFQNLPAVKRGAYVALEVETALSMAFPSTLSIPYALDKIVPLLVQAAGKA
- a CDS encoding ABC transporter ATP-binding protein; its protein translation is MGRSGPLDDGGVLRRSVLAHRGRIIATSALFIGHQSGEALVPLLIGMVLDRAVTTSDPGALAFWLAVLAADFLMLSLCYRFGTRVGLLAGVRADRALRLALAGRVLDSRGSQDPDILPGALVSIATADARRTAMVNFMVPHGIAAVVGVAVASTALLVVSIPLGLLILLGTPPVMLLVRALSRPLEHRAEAQQERAALAAGVGTDLVRGVRVIKGLRAERAGVTRYRTVSRASLDATLHTSQAESGYAAAVIAVNGLFLATVALIGGGLAAAGDITVGQLVAAVGLAQFLLGPLGTFGDVTAAVAAGRASAARIHRVLAAPAAVEGGTRALRQVTGRVEFARLTGGPLRGLDLTVEPGELLGILTVDPSEATALCGFLGRERDPDAGQVLVDGTPLTEVAPEDVRSAILVSPHDADLFEGTVADNIGAGDIEAAVRTAQVDQVIAALPDGLDTAVTERGRSLSGGQRQRVALARALHADPPVLVLHDPTTAVDAATEAAIAAGLRARRHGRTTIMLCSSPALLAVADRVVFVRGGVIVEAGPHADLLRANAAYREVVLA